Proteins from a single region of Chitinibacter bivalviorum:
- the ccmA gene encoding cytochrome c biogenesis heme-transporting ATPase CcmA, which produces MLQVQGLTAERGGRQLFTELTFALNAGECLHVQGPNGVGKTTLLKALAGLTNTHCGVVSWQGKSQSDWGDDFAANLHYLGHRDALKDTLSPLENLLTLARLQGVGLSENAALQALLKVGLAACIDLPVRQLSQGQKRRAALARFLALPRPLWIMDEPLVALDIAAQAELGQWLAEHLSGGGIALLTSHQEIPELIPAPRILLLEAM; this is translated from the coding sequence ATGCTGCAAGTGCAGGGCCTGACCGCGGAGCGGGGAGGGCGACAACTCTTTACTGAGCTGACTTTTGCCTTAAATGCGGGCGAGTGCTTGCATGTGCAGGGGCCAAATGGTGTAGGTAAAACCACCCTGCTTAAAGCCTTGGCCGGATTGACCAACACTCACTGCGGCGTGGTGTCTTGGCAGGGGAAAAGTCAGTCCGATTGGGGCGATGATTTTGCTGCGAACCTGCATTACCTGGGGCACCGCGATGCTTTGAAAGACACCCTAAGCCCGCTGGAAAATTTGCTAACGCTTGCGCGTTTGCAAGGGGTGGGTTTGTCGGAAAATGCGGCGCTGCAAGCCTTGTTGAAAGTTGGTTTGGCCGCGTGCATTGATTTGCCTGTACGGCAATTATCGCAAGGCCAAAAACGCCGCGCCGCTTTGGCACGATTTTTGGCATTGCCGCGACCATTGTGGATTATGGATGAGCCCTTGGTCGCACTCGATATTGCTGCGCAGGCGGAGCTGGGGCAATGGCTGGCGGAACATTTGTCTGGTGGGGGTATTGCTTTGCTAACCTCGCATCAAGAGATTCCCGAGCTGATACCCGCACCACGTATTTTATTGCTGGAGGCGATGTGA
- a CDS encoding NnrS family protein, which produces MSAQPAVYLRTLTSAPHRLGFLAGSILLLLSFLFWGVEIAARGWLNIQAEIPAMFWHGYVMTYAFFPLFMLGFIYTAGPRWLNVQSPTLKQYAPVLLVYACGGVACLAGRWFSGLMIFGIALHFLAWLLAISLWWLAISRSKVLDKQHAIAVGLAFCMGSVGMGAALYWIATAQIGAWAWAINIGIWGFLLPVFLVVSHRMIPFFSGNAIAPYSPWRPMGLLYTMGGLLLVRIVIKGFQVNTLAVDALLAAGLMYTSWRWQLLRSFQVKLLAMLHAAFFWAGIALALFTIGDVLQMFDLPSLGFAPLHALTLGFFCTMLLGFVTRVTLGHSGRPLMAGGVAWVAYWAMHGVALARVLGEMIPVWQSGLYLLAALSAIVALLSWGKVYMPMYWQARIDGQKG; this is translated from the coding sequence ATGTCAGCACAGCCCGCCGTATATTTACGCACTCTCACTTCTGCCCCGCACCGGCTGGGATTTTTGGCGGGTTCAATATTATTGCTGCTTAGTTTTTTATTTTGGGGGGTCGAAATCGCCGCTCGCGGCTGGTTGAATATTCAGGCTGAAATCCCTGCGATGTTTTGGCATGGATATGTAATGACTTATGCGTTTTTTCCGCTCTTTATGCTGGGCTTTATTTATACGGCAGGTCCGCGCTGGTTAAACGTTCAAAGTCCAACTCTGAAGCAGTACGCTCCGGTATTGCTGGTCTATGCATGCGGCGGTGTAGCGTGCTTGGCAGGAAGGTGGTTTTCGGGATTAATGATTTTTGGCATCGCATTGCATTTTCTAGCTTGGTTGCTGGCCATTAGTCTGTGGTGGCTCGCGATTAGTCGCAGTAAGGTATTGGATAAGCAGCATGCTATTGCGGTTGGATTGGCATTTTGCATGGGCAGCGTAGGGATGGGCGCCGCATTGTACTGGATCGCTACCGCACAAATCGGCGCTTGGGCGTGGGCGATTAATATCGGTATTTGGGGTTTTCTGTTGCCGGTGTTTTTGGTGGTTTCCCATCGCATGATTCCGTTTTTTTCTGGCAATGCCATTGCACCATATAGCCCGTGGCGGCCGATGGGTTTGCTGTATACCATGGGGGGCTTATTGCTTGTACGTATTGTAATAAAAGGCTTTCAAGTGAATACCCTTGCTGTGGATGCATTGCTGGCTGCAGGTTTGATGTATACCAGCTGGCGCTGGCAGTTGTTGCGATCGTTTCAGGTGAAGTTGCTTGCCATGTTGCATGCGGCGTTTTTCTGGGCCGGGATTGCGCTGGCTTTGTTTACCATTGGTGATGTGTTGCAGATGTTTGATCTGCCCTCGCTAGGTTTTGCCCCTCTGCATGCACTCACGCTGGGTTTCTTTTGCACCATGTTACTGGGCTTTGTGACTCGGGTGACGCTGGGGCATTCGGGGCGTCCTTTGATGGCTGGTGGAGTGGCTTGGGTTGCCTATTGGGCAATGCATGGTGTGGCGCTGGCACGAGTATTGGGGGAAATGATTCCTGTATGGCAAAGTGGTTTGTATCTGCTTGCGGCGCTGTCGGCGATTGTGGCGTTGCTCTCTTGGGGGAAAGTCTATATGCCGATGTATTGGCAGGCGCGAATAGACGGGCAAAAGGGATAG
- a CDS encoding substrate-binding domain-containing protein, producing MNEKTRRPTMQDVADLVGTSKMTISRYLRAPELVAPATAIRIAKVMSQLGYVPSRVPEMLANDRSRAIGVLLPSMSNQVFSAVAQGIEEITVPAGYHVLYGHYGYDAEREAQQVAQLLSFHIDGLMLSESQHTERTLKMLAAADIPVVEMMDLPASPIDQAVGLDHTAAAAAMVNTMIQRGKRHIVYLAARLDQRTQMREIGYRQAMNAAGLECKVIHTNVSSTFSLGGQLLAQAQQQIPQLDGIFCTNDDIAAGALLAAQAQGLRVPDDISIAGVNHLDIGLALQPQLASIVTPRHAIGRCAAERLIARINGEQFTNPVQDLGFELFLGGSI from the coding sequence ATGAACGAAAAAACTCGCCGCCCGACTATGCAGGATGTAGCCGATCTCGTCGGCACGTCCAAAATGACGATTAGTCGTTATTTACGCGCGCCCGAGCTGGTTGCACCCGCAACTGCAATACGCATTGCCAAAGTCATGAGCCAGCTGGGCTATGTACCAAGCCGAGTACCTGAAATGCTGGCCAATGATCGCAGCCGAGCGATTGGCGTTTTGCTACCATCGATGTCCAATCAGGTGTTCTCTGCTGTTGCGCAGGGAATTGAAGAGATTACCGTCCCTGCTGGCTACCATGTGCTGTACGGGCATTATGGCTACGACGCCGAACGCGAAGCACAGCAAGTAGCGCAGTTATTGTCATTTCATATTGATGGCTTGATGCTATCGGAGTCGCAACACACCGAGCGCACGCTAAAAATGCTGGCGGCCGCCGATATTCCCGTCGTAGAAATGATGGATTTACCTGCCTCGCCCATCGATCAAGCGGTCGGACTCGATCACACGGCTGCGGCGGCAGCGATGGTCAATACCATGATCCAACGTGGCAAGCGCCACATCGTGTATCTGGCAGCGCGTTTAGATCAACGCACCCAGATGCGTGAGATCGGGTATCGGCAAGCAATGAATGCTGCGGGGCTAGAGTGCAAAGTCATTCACACCAATGTGTCGTCAACCTTTAGCCTCGGCGGGCAATTGCTTGCGCAAGCTCAGCAACAAATCCCACAACTCGACGGTATTTTCTGCACGAACGATGACATTGCGGCTGGCGCTTTATTGGCTGCCCAAGCGCAAGGGCTGCGCGTTCCCGACGACATCAGCATCGCGGGCGTAAATCACCTCGATATTGGCTTGGCACTGCAGCCACAACTGGCCAGTATTGTGACGCCACGCCATGCCATTGGGCGCTGCGCTGCCGAGCGCTTGATTGCTCGTATCAATGGCGAGCAATTTACCAATCCGGTGCAAGATCTGGGTTTTGAGCTCTTTTTGGGTGGCAGCATTTAA
- the gntK gene encoding gluconokinase, with translation MNKAKIYVLMGVSGCGKSALATQLAHELNAALLDGDFLHPRANIAKMASGQPLNDDDRAPWLAALNDAAFAMQRTNPVSLIVCSALKKAYRDRLRAGNPNLEFLFLDGEYELIAERIRQRQGHFQKAGMLDSQFATLERPAADETDVHYIDIAPALAEVVGSAKAIILTQE, from the coding sequence ATGAACAAAGCAAAGATCTACGTACTGATGGGGGTGTCGGGCTGCGGCAAATCAGCGCTTGCTACCCAGCTCGCTCACGAACTGAACGCCGCACTACTCGATGGTGATTTTCTACATCCACGTGCCAATATTGCCAAAATGGCATCCGGCCAGCCGCTCAACGACGACGATCGCGCGCCGTGGCTTGCAGCGCTCAATGATGCTGCCTTTGCAATGCAACGTACTAATCCTGTTTCGCTAATCGTTTGCTCTGCGCTCAAAAAGGCTTATCGCGATCGCCTGAGAGCAGGCAACCCAAATTTGGAGTTTTTATTTCTCGATGGTGAGTACGAGCTGATTGCCGAACGCATTCGCCAACGCCAAGGGCACTTTCAAAAAGCAGGCATGTTGGATTCACAATTTGCCACGCTAGAGCGCCCAGCAGCGGATGAAACCGACGTGCATTACATCGACATCGCGCCAGCACTCGCTGAAGTAGTCGGCAGTGCGAAAGCCATTATTTTGACGCAGGAGTAA
- the gntU gene encoding gluconate transporter produces METFNLIFTAVGSVLLLLFLVMKARLHAFVALMLVSIGAGIFSGMPVDKIADTMQKGMGGTLGFLAIVVALGAMFGKILHETGALDQIAVKLLEKFGHSRANYALGIAGLICTLPLFFDVAIVLLIGVVFAVARRTGGNVIKLAIPLFAGVAASAAFLLPGPTAMLLASQMKADFGWMIVLGLAAAIPGMLLAGPIYGNFISKYVTLSLPADVSEPTLGKGQMPSFGFSISLVLFPLLLVGLKTIVARFVSPESSIYPWLQLIGHPFTAILLACLLAIYGLALRRGMSSDKVMEICSTALQPAGIILLVTGAGGVFKQVLVDSGVGPALGNALIGAGLPIALACFVLAAAVRVIQGSATVACLTTVGLVLPVIELAGYSGAQLAALSICIAGGSIVLSHVNDSGFWLFGKFTGANEAQTLKTWSAMETILGTTGATVGMIAFSVL; encoded by the coding sequence ATGGAAACGTTCAACCTCATTTTCACGGCAGTTGGCTCGGTCCTGTTGCTCTTATTTCTGGTCATGAAAGCGCGCCTGCACGCCTTCGTCGCACTGATGCTGGTATCAATTGGCGCAGGGATATTCTCGGGCATGCCGGTCGACAAAATTGCCGACACCATGCAAAAAGGTATGGGGGGCACGCTTGGGTTTCTGGCCATTGTGGTGGCGCTAGGCGCGATGTTTGGCAAAATCTTGCATGAAACCGGCGCACTGGATCAAATTGCGGTGAAATTGCTTGAGAAATTTGGCCATAGTCGCGCCAACTACGCATTGGGGATCGCGGGCTTAATCTGTACCTTGCCGCTGTTTTTTGACGTCGCCATTGTCTTACTGATCGGCGTGGTATTTGCAGTTGCCCGCCGCACTGGCGGCAATGTAATTAAGCTGGCTATTCCACTATTTGCTGGCGTCGCCGCTTCGGCTGCTTTTTTACTGCCTGGCCCGACCGCCATGTTGCTGGCTTCGCAAATGAAAGCGGACTTTGGCTGGATGATTGTGCTGGGCTTGGCTGCGGCGATTCCGGGCATGTTGCTGGCAGGGCCGATTTACGGCAACTTCATTAGCAAATACGTGACACTATCGCTGCCCGCCGATGTTAGCGAGCCAACGCTGGGCAAAGGCCAGATGCCCTCTTTTGGCTTTAGCATCAGCTTGGTATTGTTTCCGCTACTCTTAGTAGGCTTAAAAACCATTGTGGCGCGCTTTGTGAGCCCAGAAAGCAGCATTTATCCTTGGTTACAATTAATCGGCCACCCTTTCACGGCAATCTTGCTCGCCTGCTTATTGGCAATCTACGGCCTGGCATTACGTCGCGGCATGAGTAGCGACAAAGTCATGGAAATCTGCAGCACTGCTTTGCAACCAGCGGGGATTATTTTGCTCGTTACCGGTGCGGGTGGCGTATTTAAGCAAGTATTAGTGGATTCGGGCGTTGGCCCTGCGTTGGGCAATGCGCTGATCGGTGCAGGTCTGCCGATCGCACTGGCTTGTTTTGTATTGGCTGCAGCGGTGCGGGTGATTCAAGGCTCAGCCACCGTAGCCTGCCTCACGACCGTTGGCTTGGTATTGCCAGTCATTGAGCTTGCAGGTTATTCAGGGGCGCAATTAGCCGCGCTGTCGATTTGTATCGCTGGCGGCTCTATCGTACTGAGCCATGTGAATGATTCGGGCTTTTGGTTATTCGGGAAATTCACTGGTGCCAATGAAGCGCAAACACTCAAAACCTGGAGCGCCATGGAAACCATCCTCGGCACAACAGGTGCGACAGTGGGAATGATTGCTTTTAGTGTTCTTTAA
- a CDS encoding GNAT family N-acetyltransferase, translated as MSSLADYSLSILRSADEMDQASWSQLAVAGDPFLSRAFLGLAESTGAASARLGWQAMHLALRDSQNSIAAFLPLYLRHHSFGDFSRDWQWAQAWQAAGLNYYPKLVSAVPFTPSPGSRCVLSQSASPHLRSQLIASCIELATELEVSSWQCLFVPQHERHVLLDAGLLLRKGVQFHWLNRQYRDFDDYLATFTADKRKKLKRERRYVSDAQLRLETWHGHEVQSQYWPAIYRQYSNTFRRYGNHPAFSRAFFQQIAAQLGEQMVIFAALAGEELVASAICYRNDTTLFGRHWGADIDCPGLHFELCYYQGIEYGIAHGLQRFEPGAQGEHKLARGFEPVETWSAYWIAHDGMRDSVARYFAQEEQSTDEYQLAMASHLPFKLST; from the coding sequence ATGTCATCCCTTGCTGATTATTCGCTTTCCATCCTGCGCAGCGCAGACGAAATGGATCAAGCCAGTTGGTCGCAATTGGCTGTAGCGGGCGACCCCTTTTTGAGTCGGGCATTTTTGGGTTTGGCAGAAAGTACGGGCGCAGCCAGTGCTCGACTGGGTTGGCAAGCCATGCATCTGGCGCTGCGCGATTCGCAAAATAGCATTGCCGCATTTTTGCCTTTGTATTTACGTCACCATTCCTTTGGCGATTTTTCTCGTGATTGGCAATGGGCGCAAGCCTGGCAAGCCGCAGGGCTCAATTACTACCCCAAGCTCGTCTCCGCGGTCCCCTTTACCCCGTCGCCAGGGTCGCGCTGTGTTTTATCTCAATCGGCCAGTCCCCACTTACGTTCTCAACTTATCGCTTCCTGTATTGAATTGGCCACTGAGCTAGAGGTTTCATCTTGGCAATGCCTGTTTGTGCCGCAGCACGAGCGACATGTTTTGTTGGATGCAGGTTTGCTGCTGCGTAAAGGGGTGCAATTTCATTGGTTAAATCGGCAGTATCGTGATTTCGATGATTATCTGGCGACCTTTACCGCCGATAAGCGCAAGAAGCTAAAGCGTGAACGGCGCTATGTGAGTGATGCGCAATTGCGTCTGGAAACATGGCATGGTCACGAAGTTCAATCTCAATATTGGCCGGCCATTTATCGCCAATATAGCAATACCTTTCGCCGCTACGGCAACCATCCCGCTTTTTCTCGGGCGTTTTTCCAGCAAATCGCTGCACAATTGGGCGAGCAAATGGTGATCTTTGCCGCGCTAGCGGGGGAGGAGTTGGTCGCTTCGGCGATTTGTTATCGCAATGATACAACCCTATTTGGGCGTCATTGGGGGGCTGATATTGACTGCCCAGGCCTACATTTCGAGTTGTGTTATTACCAGGGGATTGAATACGGCATAGCGCACGGGCTGCAACGATTTGAGCCCGGCGCACAGGGGGAGCACAAACTCGCGCGTGGATTTGAGCCTGTAGAGACCTGGTCGGCGTATTGGATCGCTCATGACGGCATGCGCGATAGCGTGGCGCGTTATTTTGCGCAAGAAGAGCAGTCCACTGACGAATATCAACTTGCAATGGCCAGTCATTTACCATTTAAGCTGAGTACGTAG
- the def gene encoding peptide deformylase, with protein MAICSVLKMGDERLLRQAQKVTEFDQPQLHQLITDLFDTMAATGGVGIAAPQIGVDLQVVVFGFSHSERYPDAKAVPQTILINPVITVLDDQEELGWEGCLSVPGLRGEVARAAKIRYQGFDQFGQVIDRTVEGFHARVVQHECDHLWGILYPQRIRDMSRFGYTEVMFPNLASAD; from the coding sequence ATGGCAATTTGTAGCGTCTTAAAAATGGGTGATGAACGACTATTGCGACAAGCTCAAAAAGTTACTGAATTTGATCAGCCGCAATTACACCAACTGATCACCGATTTATTTGACACCATGGCCGCAACGGGCGGCGTCGGCATTGCCGCACCTCAAATTGGCGTCGATCTACAGGTCGTCGTATTCGGCTTTAGCCACAGCGAGCGTTATCCAGATGCCAAAGCGGTACCGCAAACGATATTGATCAACCCTGTCATTACCGTGCTGGACGATCAGGAAGAGCTAGGCTGGGAAGGTTGTTTATCAGTGCCAGGGCTACGCGGCGAAGTAGCGCGCGCAGCGAAAATCCGCTATCAAGGCTTTGATCAATTTGGCCAAGTCATCGATCGAACTGTGGAAGGGTTTCATGCACGCGTGGTGCAACATGAGTGCGATCATTTATGGGGTATATTGTATCCGCAACGCATACGTGACATGTCACGTTTTGGCTATACCGAAGTAATGTTTCCTAATTTAGCCTCTGCGGATTAA
- a CDS encoding NAD-dependent epimerase/dehydratase family protein: MRKKRLLIIGCGDVVQRALPWLTQRFTVYATVRSAEKAIQLLTLGVHPIIADLDQRGSLKRIAGIADYLIHSAPPGEGQGDARTKKLLAAISRPRGAQQHRAILSQPPRRAVYISTSGIYGDHQGVWIDETSPQCATTARALRRISAERQLRHWSISQSLQASATQISIVRAPGIYALDRLPTARIERGDPGLIVTEDSVSNHIHADDLARAVCLALFRGLPQRAYNIVDDEPHAMSTWFDQVADFTGLPRVGRISRAQAQQQLSPVMLSYLNESRQIANQRAKRELRWRLRYPTTDVFFLQNKGMYIATTKY; this comes from the coding sequence GTGCGAAAAAAACGCTTGTTAATTATTGGTTGTGGCGATGTTGTGCAGCGGGCTTTGCCTTGGTTGACGCAACGCTTTACGGTGTATGCCACTGTACGCAGTGCAGAGAAAGCAATTCAGTTGCTTACCCTGGGGGTGCATCCTATTATTGCCGATCTCGATCAGCGTGGTAGTTTGAAGAGGATTGCGGGCATCGCAGATTACCTCATTCACAGCGCGCCGCCCGGCGAGGGGCAGGGTGATGCACGAACTAAAAAACTACTTGCTGCCATTTCAAGGCCAAGAGGTGCTCAACAGCATCGCGCAATTTTATCACAGCCTCCGCGTCGCGCCGTCTACATCAGTACTAGTGGCATTTATGGAGATCACCAAGGCGTGTGGATTGATGAAACCAGCCCGCAGTGCGCGACGACCGCACGCGCTTTGCGGCGGATTTCGGCTGAAAGGCAATTGCGCCATTGGAGTATTAGCCAGTCTCTACAAGCGTCAGCCACGCAAATTAGCATTGTGCGTGCGCCGGGGATTTATGCGCTAGATCGCCTGCCCACTGCGCGCATCGAGCGTGGCGACCCGGGGCTGATTGTCACGGAAGACAGTGTTAGCAATCATATCCACGCGGATGATTTGGCTCGCGCAGTGTGCTTGGCGCTGTTTCGCGGTTTGCCGCAGCGCGCTTATAACATCGTCGATGATGAGCCACACGCTATGAGTACCTGGTTTGATCAAGTAGCCGACTTTACGGGTCTGCCGCGAGTGGGCCGAATTAGTCGAGCTCAGGCACAGCAACAGCTCTCGCCCGTGATGCTGTCTTACTTAAATGAATCGCGCCAAATTGCCAATCAGCGTGCGAAGCGTGAATTGCGCTGGCGTCTGCGATACCCGACTACTGATGTATTCTTTTTACAAAATAAAGGGATGTATATCGCTACAACTAAGTATTAA
- a CDS encoding CDP-6-deoxy-delta-3,4-glucoseen reductase has protein sequence MSKQLIIEPSGQQLSVFDDETLLDAAMREGFNMPYGCKNGSCGACKGKVLQGEVSHGDHSETALTHAEMEKGMALFCCAKPISDSVSIECREIAATKDIQIKTLPTRIEKIDKVSHDVAILTLKLPSTEKLAFLAGQYIDIHTKTGKKRSFSIANAPHQEGFIELHIRHVPGGEFSGYVWETMKEREIFRFTGPLGSFFLREDSDKPIILLATGTGFAPIKGIVEHALKNNIQREIVLYWGCRSLEDLYLPHIPSQWQQQHPNISFIPVLSEPKVQDQWQGRTGLVHEAVMADFSSLKHYQVYACGAPVMVEAAFKHFVSRGLPEEEFFSDAFFSSKDLK, from the coding sequence ATGAGCAAGCAACTTATCATCGAACCTTCAGGTCAGCAACTGAGTGTCTTTGACGACGAAACCCTGCTGGATGCCGCCATGCGCGAAGGCTTTAACATGCCTTATGGCTGCAAAAACGGCTCATGCGGCGCATGCAAGGGCAAAGTTTTGCAAGGTGAGGTTAGCCATGGCGATCACTCGGAAACCGCGCTGACGCACGCCGAAATGGAAAAAGGCATGGCGCTTTTTTGCTGCGCCAAACCCATCAGCGACAGCGTCAGCATCGAATGCCGCGAAATCGCTGCCACCAAAGACATTCAAATCAAAACGCTGCCCACGCGCATCGAAAAAATCGACAAGGTTTCGCACGATGTCGCGATTTTGACCCTCAAACTGCCGTCGACCGAGAAGCTAGCCTTTTTGGCGGGTCAATATATCGATATTCACACTAAAACCGGCAAAAAACGCAGCTTCTCCATCGCCAATGCCCCACATCAGGAAGGATTTATCGAGCTGCATATTCGTCATGTCCCGGGCGGCGAGTTTTCAGGCTACGTATGGGAAACCATGAAAGAGCGCGAAATATTCCGCTTCACCGGCCCGCTCGGCTCATTTTTCTTGCGCGAAGACAGTGACAAACCGATTATCCTGCTCGCGACAGGCACCGGCTTTGCCCCGATCAAAGGCATTGTCGAGCACGCTCTGAAAAACAATATTCAGCGAGAAATCGTGCTCTATTGGGGATGTCGCTCGCTTGAAGATCTATACCTGCCACACATTCCATCGCAATGGCAGCAACAACACCCCAATATCAGCTTTATACCGGTGCTCTCTGAACCGAAAGTGCAAGATCAATGGCAAGGCCGAACTGGCCTCGTTCATGAAGCGGTAATGGCGGATTTTAGTAGTCTAAAACATTACCAAGTCTACGCCTGCGGCGCCCCCGTGATGGTCGAAGCGGCCTTCAAACACTTTGTAAGCCGCGGACTACCCGAAGAAGAATTCTTTTCAGACGCTTTTTTTAGCAGTAAAGACTTAAAATAA
- a CDS encoding lipopolysaccharide biosynthesis protein has product MHTGFHRAALESILAKVLYLLSRLAIPPMVLTQVGLPEYGLWSIAFVLVGYLGLSVSGLATVYVREIARAYERQDALYASGMLSTGVALALFLGGGFCLGLSLCTPWILKSFAVSPALYQLATLLIGVTTLVFLADLTLGAWGYVLHGLNRVNEQQRIWVASFMLEWVIIASMLYLGLGMTALLGGFLLRYIFSICCAWWRVKSIWPELKMHPRHINQLYLKPFLHFGLKSQLSDGLAMILHSADRILAGISFGSASTAILDLGSKLPATAISISSGISLVVLPRSACMNEAQLAEFYPKALRLSVFSLLFIMPLLVACAPAISLAWLGLRPESHLIVQTLLWVTPAWHLHTLTGCASSALRGQGQLRLEFVYHGLRAIALGLVFYLSTSLAHFIALFAIGSACSALCYLFLASHRLSMSSGQIFKQALFPLGLCYSAAYSLVLLWPWHLINNRHMALLELLQMSSLFTLLLAGLSWLIILKPHEKTWLSNLAAKLFKHEVSHA; this is encoded by the coding sequence ATGCACACTGGTTTTCATCGCGCGGCACTTGAGAGTATTCTTGCCAAGGTATTGTATTTGTTGAGCCGCCTTGCCATACCCCCAATGGTTTTAACACAGGTGGGCCTACCAGAATATGGTCTCTGGTCGATTGCTTTTGTTTTGGTTGGTTATTTGGGTTTATCGGTATCCGGCCTGGCTACGGTGTATGTGCGTGAAATTGCGCGTGCCTACGAGCGACAAGATGCTTTATATGCAAGCGGAATGCTCAGCACAGGCGTTGCTCTAGCGTTATTTTTGGGTGGCGGATTTTGCCTTGGTCTGAGTCTTTGCACGCCTTGGATCTTGAAATCATTTGCCGTCTCACCCGCTTTGTATCAATTAGCCACGCTCCTCATTGGCGTGACGACCTTGGTTTTTCTCGCCGATTTAACACTCGGGGCGTGGGGCTATGTGCTGCACGGCTTAAATCGGGTCAATGAACAGCAGCGAATTTGGGTTGCGAGTTTTATGCTCGAATGGGTCATTATTGCCAGCATGCTGTATCTGGGCTTGGGCATGACCGCGCTGCTTGGTGGGTTTTTATTGCGCTATATCTTCTCAATTTGCTGCGCTTGGTGGCGAGTAAAGAGCATCTGGCCCGAATTGAAGATGCACCCTCGCCATATCAATCAACTATATCTCAAGCCTTTTCTTCACTTTGGCCTCAAAAGCCAACTCAGCGATGGCTTGGCCATGATTTTGCATTCGGCCGACCGTATCTTGGCGGGGATCAGCTTTGGCAGCGCATCGACTGCGATACTCGATTTGGGCAGTAAATTACCTGCGACCGCGATTTCGATTTCATCAGGCATTAGTTTGGTGGTGTTACCCCGCTCAGCCTGCATGAATGAAGCACAGTTGGCCGAGTTTTACCCCAAAGCCTTACGACTATCGGTGTTTTCTTTACTATTCATTATGCCCCTACTGGTCGCTTGCGCTCCAGCGATTAGCTTAGCTTGGCTGGGCCTGCGCCCAGAATCTCACCTAATTGTGCAAACGTTGCTCTGGGTTACACCCGCTTGGCATTTGCATACGCTGACGGGTTGTGCCTCTAGCGCTTTACGCGGTCAAGGTCAGTTAAGGCTTGAGTTTGTTTATCACGGCTTACGTGCTATCGCGCTAGGCTTGGTTTTTTATCTCAGTACCAGCCTTGCCCATTTTATTGCGCTATTTGCGATCGGAAGCGCTTGTTCGGCGCTGTGTTATTTATTCCTAGCCAGCCACCGACTGTCGATGTCATCTGGGCAGATTTTCAAGCAAGCCCTATTCCCACTTGGGCTTTGCTACAGCGCCGCATATTCTCTGGTTTTGTTATGGCCTTGGCACCTCATTAATAATCGCCATATGGCCCTACTGGAGCTACTGCAAATGAGCAGTCTATTCACCCTGCTGCTTGCTGGCTTAAGCTGGTTGATCATCCTAAAACCTCACGAAAAAACTTGGCTCTCCAACCTAGCCGCCAAGCTTTTCAAACACGAGGTGAGCCATGCTTAA